A region of uncultured Draconibacterium sp. DNA encodes the following proteins:
- the argR gene encoding arginine repressor, whose translation MKNKVQRQREIRKIIQRGSVHSQDELLVELKRRGFELTQATLSRDLKVLQVAKVPHPAKGYLYTIPENGQAERQNSEHINRINYLADGFKDIQFSGNLAVLRTLPGYASSIAAVIDSASSWEILGTVAGDDTILIIQREGISKNDLTEALIKILPKLNDKL comes from the coding sequence ATGAAGAATAAAGTACAAAGACAACGAGAAATCCGAAAAATAATCCAAAGAGGCAGTGTACACAGCCAGGACGAATTATTGGTTGAACTAAAACGCCGCGGATTCGAACTGACACAAGCTACATTATCGCGCGATTTAAAAGTGCTGCAGGTAGCAAAAGTGCCACATCCGGCTAAAGGATACCTTTATACGATTCCTGAAAACGGACAAGCTGAACGACAAAATTCAGAACATATTAACCGTATAAATTACCTGGCCGACGGCTTTAAAGACATACAGTTTTCGGGAAACCTGGCCGTTTTACGAACGCTGCCCGGATACGCCAGCAGCATTGCAGCTGTAATCGATTCGGCTAGTTCGTGGGAAATTTTAGGAACCGTTGCCGGAGACGATACTATATTAATAATACAAAGGGAAGGAATATCGAAAAATGATTTGACTGAGGCATTAATTAAAATTCTGCCAAAGCTTAACGACAAATTGTAG
- a CDS encoding four helix bundle protein translates to MIADMNKFDLEDRLIRFAANIIRLAELLPNTPIGNHMKGQIVRSGTSPALNYGEAQGAESKNDFIHKMSVCLKELRETFVAIKIIKQSGLVKNLNMLEDCYVENNELISIFVKSIETAKKNNKK, encoded by the coding sequence ATGATTGCAGATATGAATAAGTTTGATTTGGAAGATAGATTAATTCGATTCGCAGCCAATATTATCAGGCTTGCAGAATTGCTTCCAAATACTCCAATCGGCAATCATATGAAAGGTCAAATCGTTAGATCAGGTACTTCACCTGCACTTAATTATGGAGAAGCACAAGGTGCTGAAAGTAAAAACGACTTTATCCATAAAATGAGTGTTTGTTTAAAAGAATTAAGAGAAACTTTTGTTGCTATCAAAATTATAAAACAATCAGGTCTTGTTAAAAATCTGAATATGCTTGAAGATTGTTATGTTGAGAATAACGAACTGATATCGATCTTCGTGAAAAGTATTGAAACGGCCAAAAAGAATAATAAAAAGTAA
- the carB gene encoding carbamoyl-phosphate synthase (glutamine-hydrolyzing) large subunit, whose protein sequence is MIETHIKKAIVLGSGALKIGEAGEFDYSGSQALKALKEEGVETVLINPNIATIQTSEDIADKIYFLPVTPHFVEEVIKKEKPQGILLAFGGQTALNCGVALYESGVLEKYNVEVVGTPVQSIIDTEDRDIFANMLAEIGVKTPKSIAAANMAEAKAAAKEVGFPIIIRAAYTLGGLGSGFCENEEELEKLAGSAFAYSPQILVEESIKGWKEVEYEVVRDKYDNCITVCNMENFDPLGIHTGESIVVAPSQTMSNSEYHKLREISIKIIRRVGVIGECNVQFALDPYSEDYRVIEVNARLSRSSALASKATGYPLAFVAAKLGLGYGLHQLKNSVTKVTTACFEPALDYCVVKIPRWDLSKFVGVSKNIGSSMKSVGEIMAIGRTFEEAIQKGIRMVGLGMHGFVGNREEITIEGIEEELANPTDRRIFAIAEAFNNGYSIDQIHEKTKIDRWFLQKLNNIYKIKLELKKFNELEKLPIPLLKASKQAGYSDFQIARLVLRSKNVNMNEDILKVRAFRKANGIVPVVKQIDTLAGEYPAQTNYLYLTHNGTENDVTYLGDHKSVMVLGSGAYRIGSSVEFDWCSVNTINTIKKEGYRSVMINYNPETVSTDYDTCDRLYFDELTFERVMDVYDLENPHGVVLSMGGQIPNNLAMKLDSQNVPILGTSAKKIDNAEDREKFSSLLDELGVDQPRWARLSTIEEIHKFVDEVGYPVLIRPSYVLSGAAMNVVSNPDQLEHFLEMAANVSKEHPVVVTEFIEQAKEIEIDAVANKGEMVAYAISEHVEFAGVHSGDATIVFPPQKLYVETIRRVKKIARQIAKGLEITGPFNMQFLAKDNDIKVIECNLRASRSFPFVSKVMKLNLIEIATKVMLGIDVPKPDKSLFELDYVGVKAPQFSFARLLKADPVLGVDMSSTGEVGCIGDTYYEAILKAMLSVGYNFPKKNILISSGPSRGKLELLNSTRMLVEKGYNIFATEGTHKFFRDNGIENTLVHWPDEEDQSPNTIEMIKNKKIDLVVNIPKNHTNRELKNGYTIRRSAIDYNIPLITNARVASAFLYGICKYSLEDIKVVSWDEYKE, encoded by the coding sequence ATGATAGAAACACATATTAAAAAAGCAATTGTTCTTGGTTCGGGAGCACTAAAAATTGGAGAAGCCGGTGAGTTCGATTATTCCGGTTCGCAGGCGCTAAAAGCGTTGAAAGAAGAAGGTGTTGAAACGGTTCTTATCAATCCGAATATTGCAACCATTCAGACATCTGAAGACATTGCAGACAAAATTTACTTTTTGCCTGTTACACCTCATTTTGTTGAAGAGGTAATCAAAAAAGAAAAACCACAGGGAATACTTCTGGCGTTCGGAGGGCAAACTGCGCTGAACTGCGGGGTTGCACTTTACGAATCGGGAGTTCTCGAAAAATACAATGTTGAAGTAGTTGGTACGCCGGTTCAGTCGATTATTGATACAGAAGACCGCGATATTTTTGCCAATATGCTGGCCGAAATTGGTGTGAAAACACCAAAAAGTATTGCCGCTGCAAATATGGCCGAAGCAAAAGCTGCGGCTAAAGAGGTTGGTTTCCCAATAATCATCCGCGCAGCATACACGCTCGGAGGTTTAGGATCCGGTTTCTGCGAAAACGAAGAGGAGCTGGAGAAACTGGCCGGAAGTGCATTTGCGTATTCGCCACAAATCCTTGTTGAAGAATCGATTAAAGGATGGAAAGAAGTAGAGTACGAAGTAGTTCGTGATAAATACGACAACTGTATTACGGTTTGTAACATGGAGAACTTCGACCCGCTGGGAATTCATACCGGCGAAAGTATCGTTGTAGCTCCATCGCAAACAATGTCGAACTCAGAATATCACAAACTGCGCGAGATATCAATTAAGATCATTCGTCGTGTTGGAGTAATCGGAGAATGTAACGTACAGTTCGCTCTCGATCCTTACTCAGAAGATTATCGTGTAATTGAGGTGAACGCCCGATTATCACGATCATCGGCACTGGCATCGAAAGCTACCGGATATCCGCTGGCCTTTGTTGCTGCAAAATTAGGTTTGGGTTACGGTTTACACCAACTTAAAAACTCGGTTACCAAAGTAACAACTGCTTGTTTCGAGCCTGCACTCGACTACTGTGTGGTAAAAATTCCGCGCTGGGATTTGAGCAAATTTGTTGGCGTTTCGAAAAATATCGGAAGCTCGATGAAATCGGTTGGCGAGATTATGGCCATCGGACGAACTTTTGAAGAAGCCATTCAGAAAGGTATCAGAATGGTTGGTTTGGGAATGCACGGTTTTGTGGGCAACAGAGAGGAGATTACCATTGAGGGAATCGAGGAGGAGTTGGCAAATCCAACTGACCGCCGAATATTTGCCATTGCCGAAGCGTTCAACAACGGATATTCAATCGATCAGATTCATGAGAAAACAAAAATCGATCGCTGGTTCCTGCAGAAACTGAATAATATTTACAAAATAAAACTGGAGCTGAAGAAGTTTAACGAATTGGAGAAATTGCCAATTCCACTGTTAAAAGCTTCAAAACAGGCCGGTTATTCCGATTTCCAGATAGCACGTCTGGTACTGAGAAGTAAGAATGTCAATATGAATGAAGATATTCTGAAAGTAAGGGCTTTCCGAAAAGCCAACGGAATTGTACCGGTAGTAAAACAAATTGATACACTGGCAGGTGAGTATCCTGCGCAAACCAACTACCTGTACCTGACGCATAACGGTACCGAAAATGACGTTACTTATTTAGGCGATCATAAATCGGTTATGGTGCTCGGATCGGGTGCTTACCGAATTGGAAGTTCGGTGGAGTTCGACTGGTGTAGTGTAAATACCATCAACACGATTAAAAAAGAGGGATATCGTTCAGTAATGATCAACTACAATCCGGAGACGGTGAGTACGGATTACGATACCTGCGACAGACTATATTTTGATGAGCTGACTTTTGAGCGAGTAATGGATGTTTACGACCTGGAGAATCCGCACGGAGTTGTGCTTTCAATGGGAGGACAAATTCCGAATAACCTGGCCATGAAACTCGACAGCCAAAATGTACCGATCCTTGGTACATCGGCCAAAAAGATCGACAATGCCGAGGACCGCGAGAAATTCTCATCATTACTTGATGAGCTGGGTGTTGATCAACCACGCTGGGCACGCTTATCAACAATCGAGGAAATTCACAAGTTTGTGGATGAGGTGGGTTATCCGGTGTTGATTCGCCCATCATACGTACTTTCAGGTGCAGCCATGAATGTGGTGTCCAATCCGGATCAGCTGGAGCATTTCCTTGAAATGGCTGCCAATGTATCGAAAGAACATCCGGTGGTTGTTACCGAGTTTATCGAGCAGGCCAAAGAAATTGAGATTGATGCAGTAGCCAATAAAGGCGAGATGGTTGCTTATGCCATTTCGGAGCACGTAGAGTTTGCCGGAGTTCACTCGGGTGATGCTACTATTGTTTTCCCGCCGCAAAAACTATATGTTGAGACTATTCGCAGGGTGAAGAAAATCGCTCGTCAGATTGCAAAAGGACTGGAAATTACCGGACCTTTCAACATGCAGTTCCTGGCAAAAGATAACGACATAAAAGTTATCGAGTGTAACCTGCGTGCATCGCGAAGCTTCCCGTTTGTTTCGAAGGTAATGAAATTGAACCTGATTGAAATTGCCACGAAAGTAATGTTGGGAATTGATGTGCCAAAACCGGATAAATCGTTGTTCGAACTCGATTATGTGGGGGTTAAAGCACCGCAGTTCTCGTTTGCACGATTGCTGAAAGCCGACCCTGTTTTAGGTGTAGATATGTCGTCGACCGGAGAGGTTGGATGTATCGGCGATACCTACTACGAGGCGATTCTAAAAGCGATGTTGTCGGTAGGGTACAATTTCCCGAAAAAGAACATCTTGATTTCGTCAGGACCATCGAGAGGCAAACTGGAGTTGCTGAACAGTACAAGAATGCTGGTTGAAAAAGGCTACAATATTTTCGCTACTGAAGGAACGCACAAGTTCTTCCGCGATAACGGTATTGAAAATACATTGGTACACTGGCCCGACGAGGAAGATCAGTCGCCAAATACCATTGAGATGATCAAGAATAAAAAGATCGACCTGGTGGTTAATATTCCGAAAAACCATACCAACCGCGAGTTGAAAAATGGTTATACGATTCGCCGTAGTGCAATCGATTATAACATTCCGCTAATTACCAATGCCCGTGTTGCAAGTGCATTCCTTTACGGAATTTGCAAATACAGCCTCGAGGACATTAAAGTAGTGAGTTGGGACGAATACAAAGAGTAG
- a CDS encoding argininosuccinate synthase domain-containing protein codes for MSKKLVLAFSGGLDTSFCVKYLKEEKGYDVYTAIANTGGFSDEELKAIEERALALGAVEHITLDVTNEYYEKCIRYMVFGNVLRNNTYPISVSSERAFQAIAIIEYAKEIGAQYIAHGSTGAGNDQIRFDLTFQVLAPEIEIITPTRDMLLTRQYEIDYLKKYGFEADFTKMEYSINQGLWGTSVGGKETLTTDKNLPEEAYPSQLEATETKTIELGFEKGELVSLDGEFYENGPDVIRALEEVASKYAIGRDTHVGDTIIGIKGRVGFEAAAPLITIKAHHLLEKHTLTKWQSYWKEQLGNWYGMFLHEAMYQEPVMRNIEDFLESTQENVTGKVIVKLKPYHFELVGIESEHDLMNSGFGQYGETVEAWTADDVKGFTKILSNSLKIYNKVNGSL; via the coding sequence ATGAGTAAAAAATTGGTACTGGCATTTAGCGGAGGTTTAGACACATCGTTTTGTGTAAAATACCTGAAAGAAGAAAAAGGTTATGATGTTTATACAGCAATTGCCAACACAGGCGGATTCTCCGACGAGGAGTTAAAAGCCATTGAAGAACGTGCACTGGCCCTGGGCGCAGTTGAGCACATAACACTCGACGTAACTAACGAGTATTACGAAAAATGTATTCGTTACATGGTTTTTGGTAATGTACTACGTAATAACACCTACCCAATTTCGGTAAGCTCCGAAAGAGCATTCCAGGCCATCGCCATTATTGAGTATGCCAAAGAAATAGGTGCCCAATACATCGCTCATGGTAGTACCGGTGCCGGAAACGACCAGATTCGTTTCGACCTTACTTTCCAGGTTTTGGCTCCTGAAATTGAAATCATTACGCCAACCCGCGATATGTTACTCACGCGTCAGTACGAAATTGATTACCTGAAGAAATACGGTTTCGAGGCCGATTTCACAAAAATGGAATACTCCATTAACCAGGGACTTTGGGGAACCAGCGTTGGCGGAAAAGAGACATTGACCACCGATAAAAATCTGCCGGAAGAGGCTTATCCAAGTCAACTGGAAGCCACCGAAACAAAAACCATTGAATTGGGTTTTGAAAAAGGTGAACTGGTTTCGCTTGACGGTGAATTTTATGAAAACGGCCCTGATGTGATCCGTGCGCTGGAAGAAGTTGCATCGAAATATGCTATTGGCCGCGACACGCACGTTGGCGACACCATTATTGGTATCAAAGGCCGCGTTGGGTTTGAGGCAGCTGCTCCGCTAATTACCATTAAAGCGCACCACCTGCTGGAAAAACATACGCTTACCAAATGGCAGTCGTACTGGAAAGAACAGTTGGGCAACTGGTACGGCATGTTCCTGCACGAAGCCATGTACCAGGAGCCGGTTATGCGTAACATCGAAGATTTCCTCGAATCGACTCAGGAAAACGTAACCGGCAAAGTGATCGTAAAACTGAAACCTTACCACTTCGAGTTAGTTGGTATTGAATCGGAACACGATTTAATGAATTCAGGATTTGGCCAGTACGGCGAAACCGTTGAAGCATGGACAGCTGACGATGTAAAAGGATTTACCAAAATCTTATCGAATTCGTTGAAAATATATAATAAGGTAAACGGAAGTTTATAA
- the carA gene encoding glutamine-hydrolyzing carbamoyl-phosphate synthase small subunit, which yields MYKVKQAKLTLEDGTVFMGKSFGSEKSVAGEVVFYTAMTGYPESLTDPSYTGQILVSTYPMIGNYGVPFNRKENGIHKYYESHKLHISGLIISDYSFEFSHWNAEKSLSDWLKEYEVPGLFDIDTRALTKILREKGSMLGKIEFEDEIDFYDPNKENLVAVASCKEREVYGDGEHKVVLVDCGVKNNIIRCLLKRGATVIRVPWDYDYTKEDFDGLFISNGPGDPANCDATVEYIKNVIGVEKPIMGICLGNQLLARAAGAETYKLKFGHRSHNQPVLLEGTNKCYITSQNHGFAVATETLSEDWEPLFTNVNDGTNEGIRHKTKPFFSTQFHPEASSGPVDTEFLFDEFIKNIVESKK from the coding sequence ATGTACAAAGTAAAACAGGCAAAATTAACGCTTGAAGACGGGACGGTTTTTATGGGAAAATCCTTCGGAAGCGAAAAGTCGGTGGCCGGAGAGGTCGTTTTTTATACAGCAATGACGGGGTATCCGGAAAGTTTGACTGATCCATCATACACTGGGCAAATCCTGGTGTCGACCTACCCAATGATTGGGAATTATGGCGTTCCTTTTAACAGGAAAGAGAACGGAATACACAAATATTATGAATCGCACAAATTGCACATTTCCGGTCTGATAATCTCTGATTACTCGTTTGAATTTAGCCACTGGAATGCTGAAAAAAGTTTGAGTGATTGGCTAAAAGAATACGAAGTGCCGGGTTTATTCGACATCGACACGAGAGCCTTAACGAAAATTTTACGTGAGAAAGGTTCTATGTTGGGTAAGATCGAATTTGAAGATGAAATTGACTTTTACGATCCGAACAAAGAAAACCTGGTAGCCGTTGCGAGTTGCAAGGAGCGCGAGGTTTACGGAGATGGAGAACACAAAGTGGTACTGGTTGACTGCGGCGTAAAAAACAATATTATTCGTTGTTTACTTAAGCGCGGAGCAACTGTTATTCGTGTACCATGGGATTACGATTATACAAAAGAAGACTTTGATGGGTTGTTTATTTCTAACGGACCGGGCGATCCGGCAAATTGCGATGCAACCGTTGAATACATTAAAAATGTAATTGGGGTTGAAAAGCCAATTATGGGAATTTGCCTGGGGAACCAACTACTGGCACGCGCCGCCGGTGCCGAAACCTATAAATTGAAATTTGGGCACCGTAGTCACAACCAACCGGTGTTGTTAGAAGGAACAAACAAATGTTACATCACTTCGCAAAACCATGGATTTGCGGTAGCAACAGAAACATTATCTGAAGACTGGGAACCATTGTTTACCAATGTAAATGATGGAACCAACGAAGGAATCAGGCATAAAACAAAGCCCTTTTTCTCAACTCAGTTTCACCCGGAAGCATCAAGTGGTCCGGTGGATACGGAGTTTTTATTTGATGAATTCATTAAAAATATCGTAGAGAGCAAGAAATAG
- a CDS encoding GNAT family N-acetyltransferase → MKSLENIKVLIADENHLKFIDDINDAIDSASKQRGTGIARRTFEYLSSKMKEGKAIIALEGDTFAGFCYIETWQEKGFVANSGLIVGEEYRGIGLAKAIKKKAFELSRKKYPNSKIFGLTTGLAVMKINHELGYRPVTFSELTLDDQFWKGCQGCVNHDILERTGRTKCLCTGMLYDPAWEKPTYANGNGIRKRSLLDLLPKRFVGVAKKKNKITDKNK, encoded by the coding sequence ATGAAGAGTTTAGAAAATATTAAAGTTTTAATTGCCGACGAAAATCACCTGAAATTTATCGACGACATAAACGACGCTATCGACAGTGCATCGAAACAACGCGGCACCGGTATTGCACGTCGTACATTTGAATACCTCTCTTCGAAAATGAAAGAGGGAAAAGCAATTATTGCTCTTGAAGGAGACACCTTTGCCGGTTTTTGCTACATAGAAACCTGGCAGGAAAAAGGCTTTGTGGCTAACTCGGGTTTAATTGTTGGTGAAGAATACCGTGGAATAGGCCTTGCAAAAGCGATTAAGAAAAAGGCCTTCGAACTTTCGCGCAAGAAATATCCGAACTCGAAAATATTTGGTTTAACTACCGGTTTGGCGGTAATGAAAATCAACCACGAACTGGGTTACCGTCCGGTTACATTTTCGGAGTTAACCTTAGACGACCAGTTTTGGAAAGGTTGCCAGGGATGTGTTAACCACGATATTCTAGAGCGTACCGGGCGAACAAAATGCCTGTGCACCGGAATGTTGTACGACCCGGCATGGGAAAAACCAACCTACGCCAACGGAAACGGGATTCGGAAACGCAGCCTGCTCGATCTTCTGCCAAAACGATTTGTAGGCGTTGCAAAAAAGAAAAATAAAATAACAGATAAAAATAAGTAG